The DNA region TAGTCGAGCGCGCCGGCCACTTCGGTCGCGATGCGGACCGCATCTTCCACCGGAAGCTGTTTCTCGCGCGCCAGGCGGTCCCGCAGGCTCTCGCCCTCGACGAAGGGCATGACGTAGTACACCACGCCGCCGGCCTCGCCCGAGTCGTGGAGGGGCAGGATGTGCGGGTGCTGGAGGTTGGCGGTGAGCTGGATCTCCTTGAGGAACCGATCACCGCCCAGGATGGCGGCCAGCTCGGGGCGCAGGACCTTGAGCGCGACCTTGCGGTTGTGCCGCACGTCGTGGGCGAGGTACACGGTGGCCATGCCGCCCTGGCCCAGCTCGCGCTCGATCTGGTAGCGATCGGCCAGGGCCGAGGTCAGACGCTCGACGGGGGTGGGGCTGGTCATCGCGTTGCTAGCGTCCCGCGGGGCCGCCGGCCATCGCCCCGGCCGGCCGGCCGCGCAGCTGATCGAACCAGTGGAGCACCACGACCAGGTCGCTGGAGGCCTGCGGCCCCTGGGTCATCACGAAGTGCCGGCCGTCGCGTCCGACGTCGTACTGGGCGTG from Gemmatimonadales bacterium includes:
- a CDS encoding protein kinase — encoded protein: MTSPTPVERLTSALADRYQIERELGQGGMATVYLAHDVRHNRKVALKVLRPELAAILGGDRFLKEIQLTANLQHPHILPLHDSGEAGGVVYYVMPFVEGESLRDRLAREKQLPVEDAVRIATEVAGALD